From a region of the Streptomyces sp. B21-083 genome:
- a CDS encoding S8 family serine peptidase, translating into MPAPAVTHAGSGRNEGTYEAGTYLVKLADEPLATYGGGVRGLKATAPAAGKRLDAGTGAAKSYLRYLERRRDAVLGAVPGIKKQYDYAYTVNGFAAELTGGQAEKLAAVPGVVSLTRSTVHRTAVAGRDAVPYDARPAAAVRPAGEAVPATSTAQGFSGAGRSTSTAPLPDIPALLGLSGKKGLWAKVGGPKRAGEGMIIGVIDSGFDPDHPMFAPLPEPRPDADVIARKWHGTCDRGDASRPESRITCNNKVIGARWFPDGQPGDVVEEAPSPLDTDGHGTSVGSVAAGGHVTHASIQGTSIGGSLSGVAPAARLAFYKACWGGGCLATALTAAFDSAVADGVDVINFSYRGSLLDPFTLEAMRNTAAAGVFIAAAAGNNGPQAVDNTAPWLTSVASTTHDAEYLATLKLGDGRSFTNISYSRDIRKALLVGAADAARTDPAKAALCLDGTLDPAKTRGKIVVCDRGENLLDEKVAEVARAGGSAVVIVDTPSSGRGFFAELNDLPYLQLNEEGGRKVKAYAATRGATAAFTGSTRVPRRAPVVRTDSSSGPDPFSDGDLLKPEIAAPGDFVPVATLSDTPGQPGRYDLISGTSFASPYVAGIAALLRSLHHDWSPSEIRSALMTTATTTDNRGEPMGRQDADSASPLDYGAGFPRAARAADPGLVYDSTPANWKSYLCALGQGPLTDRGNDCATAPRTDPSDLNHPALAVGDLVARQTVTRTVTNVSAQTASYRAMLKTPAGFKATVFPRRLTLKPGQSARYKVTFTRGDTPYDTWSFGSLTWSDAHSRHRVTSPLALRAAPFRAPHEITADTGGSGSAALTAYADRTGDVTATTTGLYAGRKTTGTLTGTNQDADFSSHPRPSEAVAKVRIHVPKDAPFTRVAVTSADHLPGSDLDMYVFDAEGEPFGRLPGTGSDEQNDLPPGDYDVYIVQYALPPGATGQSYTLWTWRVGQGAPDAPAEVSLATRPVSPGKGAEFTVTWRGTVPGKRYTGVVEYSDGSTAVGRTILTLTP; encoded by the coding sequence GTGCCCGCACCCGCGGTCACGCACGCCGGCTCCGGCCGGAACGAGGGGACTTACGAGGCGGGCACCTACCTCGTGAAGCTGGCCGACGAGCCGCTGGCGACGTACGGGGGCGGCGTGCGCGGCCTCAAGGCGACCGCCCCTGCGGCCGGCAAGCGGCTCGATGCCGGCACCGGCGCGGCCAAGTCGTATCTGCGGTACCTGGAACGACGCCGGGACGCGGTGCTCGGCGCCGTTCCGGGAATCAAGAAGCAGTACGACTACGCGTACACGGTCAACGGGTTCGCGGCCGAACTCACCGGCGGGCAGGCGGAGAAGCTGGCGGCCGTGCCCGGTGTGGTGTCGCTGACCCGAAGCACGGTCCACCGAACCGCCGTTGCCGGGCGCGACGCGGTACCGTACGACGCCCGGCCGGCCGCCGCAGTGCGGCCGGCCGGGGAGGCCGTCCCGGCCACGAGCACCGCGCAGGGCTTCTCCGGCGCCGGCCGCTCAACTTCGACCGCGCCGCTGCCCGACATCCCCGCCCTGCTCGGACTGTCCGGGAAGAAGGGTCTGTGGGCGAAGGTCGGTGGCCCGAAGCGCGCGGGTGAAGGCATGATCATCGGGGTGATCGACAGCGGCTTCGACCCGGACCACCCGATGTTCGCGCCGCTGCCGGAGCCGCGCCCCGACGCGGACGTCATCGCCAGGAAGTGGCACGGCACCTGCGACCGGGGCGATGCGAGCCGCCCCGAGTCCCGCATCACCTGCAACAACAAGGTGATCGGCGCCCGTTGGTTCCCTGACGGCCAACCCGGCGATGTGGTGGAAGAAGCCCCCTCGCCGCTGGACACCGACGGCCACGGCACGAGCGTCGGCAGCGTGGCCGCCGGCGGCCACGTGACCCACGCGTCGATTCAGGGCACCTCCATCGGCGGGTCCCTCAGCGGGGTCGCGCCGGCGGCCCGGCTGGCGTTCTACAAGGCATGCTGGGGCGGCGGGTGCTTGGCCACGGCGCTCACAGCGGCGTTCGACAGTGCCGTGGCGGACGGCGTGGACGTGATCAACTTCTCCTACAGAGGGTCGCTCCTCGACCCGTTCACCCTGGAGGCCATGCGCAACACCGCCGCGGCGGGCGTCTTCATCGCCGCGGCCGCCGGCAACAACGGCCCGCAGGCGGTGGACAACACCGCGCCGTGGCTCACGTCCGTGGCCTCCACCACGCACGACGCCGAGTACCTGGCCACGCTGAAGCTGGGCGACGGCCGCAGCTTCACCAACATCTCCTACAGCCGGGACATCCGGAAGGCTCTGCTGGTCGGCGCCGCCGACGCCGCCCGCACGGACCCCGCGAAGGCCGCGCTGTGCTTGGACGGCACACTGGACCCGGCCAAGACCCGGGGGAAGATCGTGGTCTGCGACCGAGGCGAGAACCTCCTGGACGAGAAGGTGGCGGAGGTGGCCCGGGCCGGTGGCTCGGCGGTCGTCATCGTCGACACGCCGTCCAGCGGGCGTGGCTTCTTCGCCGAGCTGAACGACCTTCCGTACCTGCAACTGAACGAGGAGGGCGGCCGGAAGGTGAAGGCGTACGCCGCCACCCGCGGCGCCACCGCCGCGTTCACCGGCAGTACCCGCGTCCCCCGGCGGGCCCCGGTCGTCCGGACCGACTCCTCGAGCGGCCCCGACCCCTTCAGCGACGGCGACCTGCTCAAGCCGGAAATCGCCGCGCCGGGCGACTTCGTGCCCGTGGCCACCCTGTCGGACACCCCTGGACAGCCGGGCCGTTACGACCTGATCTCCGGTACGTCGTTCGCGTCGCCCTACGTCGCAGGCATCGCGGCGCTGCTGCGGTCCCTGCACCACGACTGGTCGCCGAGCGAGATCAGGTCGGCGCTGATGACCACGGCAACAACCACCGACAACCGTGGCGAGCCCATGGGACGGCAGGACGCCGACTCCGCGAGCCCGCTCGACTACGGTGCCGGCTTCCCCAGGGCCGCACGGGCCGCCGACCCAGGCCTGGTCTACGACTCGACTCCGGCCAACTGGAAGTCGTACCTGTGCGCCCTCGGCCAAGGACCACTCACCGACCGGGGCAACGACTGCGCCACCGCACCGCGCACCGACCCCAGCGACCTCAACCACCCCGCACTCGCGGTCGGCGACCTGGTCGCCCGGCAGACGGTCACCCGCACCGTCACCAACGTCTCCGCGCAGACCGCCTCCTACAGGGCGATGCTCAAGACGCCCGCCGGCTTCAAAGCCACGGTCTTCCCGAGGCGGTTGACCCTGAAGCCGGGCCAGTCGGCGAGGTACAAGGTGACCTTCACACGCGGCGACACCCCCTACGACACGTGGTCCTTCGGGTCCCTCACCTGGAGCGACGCGCACAGCCGGCACCGGGTCACCAGCCCACTGGCCCTGCGCGCCGCCCCCTTCCGCGCACCGCACGAGATCACGGCGGACACCGGCGGTTCCGGCTCCGCCGCTCTCACCGCGTACGCGGACCGGACCGGCGACGTGACCGCGACCACGACGGGCCTGTACGCGGGCAGGAAGACGACCGGCACGCTGACGGGAACCAACCAGGACGCGGACTTCAGTAGCCACCCTCGCCCCTCGGAGGCGGTCGCGAAGGTACGCATCCACGTACCGAAGGACGCCCCGTTCACCCGAGTGGCGGTCACCTCAGCCGACCACTTGCCAGGCAGCGACCTCGACATGTACGTCTTCGACGCCGAGGGCGAACCGTTCGGGCGCTTGCCGGGGACCGGCTCGGACGAGCAGAACGACCTGCCGCCCGGTGACTACGACGTCTACATCGTCCAGTACGCCCTCCCGCCGGGCGCGACCGGTCAGTCCTACACCCTGTGGACCTGGCGGGTCGGCCAGGGCGCCCCCGACGCCCCCGCGGAGGTGTCCTTGGCCACCCGGCCGGTCAGCCCCGGCAAGGGCGCCGAGTTCACAGTGACCTGGCGCGGCACAGTCCCCGGCAAGCGGTACACGGGAGTTGTGGAGTACAGCGACGGTTCCACGGCCGTGGGCCGCACGATCCTGACGCTGACCCCGTAG
- a CDS encoding nuclear transport factor 2 family protein codes for MTSKNVDIAREYFQAVQKGDFAKVGELLDEEIVWHQPGANQFSGERKGRDAVFAMLGGMMETSQGTFAIDTIHALMGNGDTVAASIHFAGRREDASMSMDGVDVLRLKDGKIVEMWLFSGDEAAEDAFWGR; via the coding sequence ATGACCAGCAAGAACGTCGACATCGCGCGTGAGTACTTCCAGGCCGTTCAGAAGGGTGACTTTGCCAAGGTGGGCGAGCTTCTGGACGAGGAGATCGTCTGGCATCAGCCGGGCGCCAACCAGTTTTCCGGTGAGCGCAAGGGGCGCGACGCCGTCTTCGCGATGCTCGGCGGGATGATGGAGACCAGTCAGGGCACCTTCGCCATCGACACGATCCACGCCCTCATGGGCAACGGCGACACGGTGGCCGCCTCGATCCACTTCGCCGGGCGGCGCGAGGATGCGTCCATGAGCATGGACGGCGTGGATGTCCTGCGCCTCAAGGACGGCAAGATCGTCGAGATGTGGCTGTTCTCCGGCGACGAGGCGGCCGAGGACGCCTTCTGGGGACGGTAG
- a CDS encoding winged helix-turn-helix transcriptional regulator: protein MTATCPSRTSLARIANKWTAMVVIALSTGPMRFRDLRTSVDGISGKVLTETLRDLERDGIVTRRVYGEVPPRVEYELTALGRTLYAPLQALGLWAEEHFAEVLAARESYDARRQP, encoded by the coding sequence ATGACGGCGACCTGCCCGTCCCGCACCTCGCTCGCCCGCATCGCCAACAAGTGGACGGCCATGGTGGTCATCGCGCTCAGCACGGGCCCCATGCGCTTCCGCGACCTGCGCACCAGCGTCGACGGCATCAGCGGCAAGGTCCTCACCGAGACACTCCGGGACCTGGAGCGCGACGGAATCGTCACCCGGCGGGTGTACGGCGAGGTCCCGCCCAGGGTCGAGTACGAGCTGACCGCACTGGGACGCACCCTGTACGCCCCGCTTCAGGCCCTGGGCCTCTGGGCCGAGGAACACTTCGCCGAGGTACTCGCGGCGCGCGAGAGCTACGACGCTCGCCGGCAGCCGTGA